The Sphingobium baderi genome has a segment encoding these proteins:
- a CDS encoding DUF305 domain-containing protein, with product MDHSSHMNTRKMGAYWSLAVQTVISGVIMYLVMFVMIDGLDSFYNNLNMLYMTLMMVAPMVVLMILAMRHMFASKAANIALIAASLVAFFGSFALIRTQTTIGDTAFLRSMIPHHSGAILMCQEAKLSDPEVIRLCESIKRSQRQEIDEMKAILARR from the coding sequence ATGGACCATTCGTCCCACATGAACACCCGGAAGATGGGCGCCTATTGGAGCCTTGCCGTTCAGACCGTCATCAGCGGCGTCATCATGTATCTGGTGATGTTCGTCATGATCGACGGGCTCGACAGCTTCTACAACAACCTCAACATGCTCTACATGACGCTGATGATGGTCGCGCCGATGGTGGTGCTGATGATCCTCGCCATGCGGCACATGTTCGCGTCGAAGGCCGCCAACATCGCGCTGATCGCCGCGTCGCTGGTCGCCTTCTTCGGCAGCTTTGCACTCATCCGCACCCAGACCACGATCGGCGACACGGCCTTTCTGCGCTCGATGATCCCGCATCATTCCGGGGCGATCCTGATGTGCCAGGAAGCAAAGCTCAGCGATCCGGAAGTCATCCGGCTTTGCGAATCGATCAAGCGCTCGCAGCGGCAGGAAATCGACGAGATGAAGGCCATACTCGCGCGGCGCTGA
- a CDS encoding copper resistance protein B, with translation MIRIFPSRGIALGAALFLAPAITAPALAQDASPPSPATTPAQTATPAPHTPSAQGSQDHAGMDMPGMDMTDTKASGNGATMDMGSMQGGQAPPDARNSDDYADGYRNSTLPGYEMADKLSIPKILVDELEFTSGNEGQGVGWTVLVTKGQDNDKLWLRSQGLKNSRDQRLDPESSVEALWWHSKNPFWGTLLGVRQDLGKGATTWLAAGVEGLAPYWFDVQLTGYVGTDGRLAARAKASYEVLFTNRLILTPQVETNIYSKRSRDRQLGSGFSNVELSGRLRYEVSRKFAPYIGFVWERAFDGTAGFRRLRGEGSSEHRLVIGLRAWW, from the coding sequence ATGATCCGGATTTTCCCCTCGCGCGGCATCGCTCTTGGCGCTGCCCTCTTCCTGGCGCCGGCGATCACGGCCCCCGCCCTCGCGCAGGATGCCTCGCCCCCGTCGCCCGCCACCACCCCTGCCCAAACGGCCACTCCCGCTCCGCACACTCCTTCCGCGCAAGGCTCTCAGGACCATGCGGGCATGGACATGCCGGGCATGGATATGACCGACACGAAGGCGTCCGGTAACGGCGCCACGATGGACATGGGCTCGATGCAGGGCGGCCAGGCCCCGCCGGACGCGCGCAACTCGGACGATTATGCCGACGGCTACCGCAACTCGACGCTGCCGGGCTATGAGATGGCCGACAAGCTCTCAATCCCCAAGATACTTGTCGATGAGCTTGAGTTCACCAGCGGCAACGAGGGTCAGGGCGTGGGCTGGACCGTGCTCGTCACCAAGGGTCAGGACAATGACAAGCTCTGGCTGCGCAGCCAGGGGCTCAAGAACTCCCGCGACCAACGTCTCGATCCGGAGAGCAGCGTCGAGGCGCTGTGGTGGCACAGCAAGAACCCGTTCTGGGGCACGCTGCTCGGGGTCAGGCAGGATCTCGGCAAGGGTGCGACCACCTGGCTGGCCGCCGGCGTCGAGGGACTGGCGCCCTATTGGTTCGACGTCCAGCTCACCGGCTATGTAGGAACCGATGGGCGTCTCGCGGCGCGCGCCAAGGCGTCCTATGAGGTCTTGTTCACCAATCGGTTGATCCTCACACCGCAGGTAGAGACCAATATCTATTCGAAGCGGTCGAGAGATCGGCAGCTTGGCAGCGGCTTCAGCAATGTCGAGCTGAGCGGACGGTTGCGCTACGAGGTGTCGCGCAAGTTCGCGCCCTATATCGGCTTCGTCTGGGAGCGTGCGTTCGATGGCACGGCGGGCTTCCGACGCCTGCGGGGCGAGGGGTCATCCGAACACCGGCTGGTGATCGGCTTGCGCGCTTGGTGGTGA
- a CDS encoding response regulator transcription factor, with protein sequence MGDRRIIHLVDDEESIRKAASFALKTAGYDVIAYTSGVEFLRTAKSAEVGCVILDVRMPEMDGLQVQTTMAARGINMPVIVLTGHGDVSVAVQAMKGGAIDFLEKPFEKAALLEAVRRAFARLDDVDLRALESSEAEVRVAALTPREQEVLEGLANGLPNKTIAYDLGCSSRTVEVHRASLMAKLEVRNLSEALRIAFAAGFGRKT encoded by the coding sequence ATGGGGGATAGACGCATCATTCATCTGGTCGACGACGAGGAGAGCATCCGCAAGGCGGCAAGCTTCGCGCTCAAAACCGCGGGCTATGATGTCATCGCCTACACCTCCGGAGTGGAATTTCTCAGGACAGCGAAGTCCGCTGAAGTAGGCTGCGTTATCTTGGATGTGCGGATGCCTGAAATGGACGGTCTCCAAGTCCAGACCACTATGGCTGCGCGTGGGATCAACATGCCGGTCATCGTCCTGACCGGCCACGGCGATGTGTCGGTAGCTGTGCAGGCTATGAAAGGCGGCGCGATTGACTTTCTCGAAAAGCCCTTCGAGAAGGCTGCCCTGCTCGAGGCCGTGAGGCGCGCTTTCGCTCGTCTCGACGATGTCGACCTTCGCGCGCTGGAATCGTCGGAAGCCGAGGTGCGGGTTGCTGCCTTGACCCCCCGCGAGCAGGAAGTGCTGGAAGGATTGGCGAACGGCTTGCCCAACAAGACGATCGCCTATGATCTGGGTTGCTCATCCCGGACGGTCGAGGTTCACCGCGCCAGCCTCATGGCCAAGCTCGAGGTCCGCAATCTCTCTGAGGCGTTGAGGATCGCCTTTGCTGCCGGGTTCGGTCGCAAGACGTGA
- a CDS encoding copper resistance system multicopper oxidase, translating into MSPLHIRPIARRRFVQGLAIGGAVAGFAPALLARSAPTLPAELSGTEFDLEIAELPVNFTGKRRIATAVNGSVPAPVLRLREGDTVTLRVRNGLKEMSSIHWHGIIVPAEMDGVPGISFAGIAPGETFTYRFEVRQSGTYWYHAHTLAEQTGLYGAIIVEPKQVPTARAPDRDYCIVLSDWSDEPPLQIFLNLKKQSSYYNFAQPTAGDFLKDVGTMGLGKALERRRMWNSSRMNPTDYSDVSAATYTYLMNGAPPAGNWTGIAAPGERVRLRFVGAGTATFFDVRIPGVELTVVSTDGQPVEPVTVEEFRIGPGETYDVEFTMPEGGARTIFAQAIDRSGYARGTIAPAPGMAAAVPPLDARTWLEPVDMMGAMATMGAMGGDAHAGHGMTEMPARARHARTEYGANTDMRVDYPRTNLDDPGAGLRGRGWRVLTLADLRTPGGDPDPREPERDIELHLTGNMERFIWSLDGIKLNDSRPLHFKPNERLRVTFVNDTMMAHPMHLHGMWSDVEGPDGAFQVRKHTVVVQPAQRVSFRVTADAMGRWAFHCHLLYHMAAGMFREVVVA; encoded by the coding sequence ATGTCTCCCTTACATATCCGGCCGATCGCGCGGCGCCGTTTCGTCCAGGGGCTGGCGATCGGCGGCGCGGTCGCCGGTTTCGCCCCGGCGCTTCTCGCGCGATCCGCACCAACCTTGCCCGCTGAGCTGAGCGGGACCGAGTTCGACCTCGAGATCGCCGAGCTGCCGGTCAACTTCACCGGCAAACGCCGTATCGCGACCGCCGTGAACGGCAGCGTGCCCGCGCCGGTCCTGCGCCTGCGCGAAGGCGACACGGTCACGCTGCGCGTACGCAACGGCCTCAAGGAGATGTCGAGCATCCATTGGCACGGCATCATCGTGCCGGCGGAGATGGACGGCGTGCCCGGCATCAGCTTTGCCGGCATCGCGCCGGGCGAGACCTTCACCTATCGCTTCGAGGTCCGCCAGAGCGGAACCTACTGGTATCACGCTCACACGCTCGCCGAGCAGACGGGACTCTATGGAGCGATCATCGTGGAGCCAAAACAGGTGCCGACGGCGCGGGCGCCCGATCGCGACTATTGCATCGTGCTCAGCGACTGGTCGGACGAGCCGCCGCTGCAGATCTTCCTCAATCTCAAGAAGCAGAGCAGCTACTATAATTTTGCGCAGCCGACCGCCGGCGATTTCCTCAAGGATGTCGGCACCATGGGCTTGGGCAAGGCGCTCGAGCGGCGGCGGATGTGGAACAGCTCGCGGATGAACCCGACCGACTACAGCGATGTCTCTGCCGCGACCTACACCTATCTGATGAACGGCGCGCCGCCCGCCGGCAACTGGACCGGTATCGCCGCGCCCGGCGAGCGCGTGCGCCTGCGCTTCGTCGGCGCGGGGACGGCGACGTTCTTCGACGTGCGGATCCCCGGGGTCGAGCTGACGGTCGTATCGACCGACGGGCAGCCGGTCGAGCCGGTCACGGTCGAGGAATTCCGGATCGGCCCGGGCGAGACCTACGACGTCGAGTTCACCATGCCCGAGGGCGGCGCCCGCACCATCTTCGCGCAGGCGATCGATCGGAGCGGCTATGCGCGTGGCACGATCGCACCGGCCCCGGGCATGGCGGCAGCCGTGCCGCCGCTCGATGCCCGGACCTGGCTCGAGCCGGTCGACATGATGGGCGCGATGGCGACGATGGGCGCAATGGGAGGCGACGCGCATGCCGGGCACGGCATGACCGAGATGCCGGCCAGGGCACGGCACGCCCGCACCGAATATGGCGCCAATACCGACATGCGCGTCGACTATCCGCGCACCAATCTCGACGATCCCGGCGCCGGGCTGCGCGGGCGCGGCTGGCGCGTGCTGACGCTGGCCGATCTGCGCACGCCGGGCGGCGATCCCGACCCGCGCGAGCCCGAGCGCGACATCGAGCTGCATCTGACGGGCAATATGGAACGGTTCATCTGGTCGCTCGACGGCATCAAGCTCAACGATTCCAGGCCGCTTCATTTCAAGCCAAACGAGCGGCTGCGCGTCACCTTCGTCAACGACACGATGATGGCGCATCCGATGCATCTGCACGGCATGTGGAGCGATGTCGAAGGCCCGGACGGCGCCTTCCAGGTCCGCAAGCATACGGTCGTGGTCCAGCCCGCCCAGCGGGTGAGCTTCCGCGTCACCGCCGACGCCATGGGCCGATGGGCCTTCCACTGCCATCTGCTCTATCACATGGCGGCCGGCATGTTCCGGGAGGTGGTGGTCGCATGA
- a CDS encoding aldehyde dehydrogenase family protein, with the protein MFEKAIGTINAAASFRHRYDNFIGGRWSAPAGGEYFADTSPINGAQIAEFALSTPEDVERALDAAHAAKDQWARIAPAERARILNRVADRLEDNLELLALAETIDNGKPIRETRAADVPLAIDHFRYFAGCIRAEEGGISTIDADTIAYHFREPLGVVGQIIPWNFPLLMAAWKIAPALAAGNCTVIKPASQTPLTLLMFAELTADILPPGVLNVVTGPGRTVGQAIAANPRIAKVSFTGETVTGKQIMHAAADHLIPQTMELGGKSPNIFMADVLDEDDAFFDKALEGFTLFAFNKGEVCTCPSRALIHESIFDRFIERAVARVAAIRQGDPLDPSVQVGAQASEDQLHKILGYIDIGKAEGAQCLVGGARALPGGALDQGYFVQPTVFVGQNHMRIFQEEIFGPVLSVTTFKTVEEAIALANDTAYGLGAGVWTRSGNTAYRLGRAIEAGRVWTNCYHQYPAHAAFGGYKASGFGRENHRMMLDHYQQTKNLLVSYDEHALGLF; encoded by the coding sequence ATGTTCGAGAAGGCGATCGGGACCATTAACGCGGCGGCCTCCTTCCGACACCGCTATGATAATTTCATCGGAGGCCGCTGGAGCGCTCCTGCGGGCGGCGAGTATTTCGCCGACACGAGCCCGATCAATGGCGCCCAGATCGCAGAGTTCGCGCTGTCGACGCCGGAAGATGTCGAGCGCGCGCTCGATGCGGCGCACGCCGCCAAGGATCAATGGGCAAGGATCGCGCCCGCCGAACGCGCCAGGATTCTCAATCGCGTCGCCGACCGGCTCGAAGACAATCTGGAGTTGCTGGCACTTGCCGAGACGATCGACAATGGCAAGCCGATCCGCGAGACGCGCGCTGCCGACGTGCCGCTCGCGATCGACCATTTCCGCTACTTCGCCGGCTGCATCCGGGCGGAGGAAGGCGGCATCTCGACGATCGATGCGGACACCATCGCCTATCATTTCCGCGAGCCGCTCGGCGTCGTCGGCCAGATCATCCCGTGGAACTTCCCGCTGCTGATGGCGGCGTGGAAGATCGCCCCGGCGCTGGCGGCGGGCAACTGCACCGTCATCAAACCCGCATCCCAGACGCCGCTCACCTTGCTGATGTTCGCCGAGCTCACCGCCGACATCCTGCCGCCCGGCGTGCTCAATGTCGTTACCGGCCCGGGACGGACCGTTGGCCAGGCGATCGCCGCCAATCCGCGCATCGCCAAGGTCTCGTTCACCGGCGAGACCGTCACCGGCAAGCAGATCATGCACGCCGCGGCGGACCATCTGATCCCCCAGACGATGGAGCTTGGCGGCAAGTCGCCCAACATCTTCATGGCGGACGTGCTCGACGAGGACGATGCCTTCTTCGACAAGGCGCTCGAAGGCTTTACTTTGTTCGCCTTCAACAAGGGCGAGGTCTGTACCTGCCCGTCGCGCGCCCTGATCCATGAGTCGATCTTCGACCGCTTCATCGAGCGCGCCGTGGCGCGCGTCGCCGCGATCCGCCAGGGCGATCCGCTCGACCCGTCGGTCCAGGTCGGCGCGCAGGCGTCGGAGGACCAGCTCCACAAGATCCTGGGCTATATCGATATCGGCAAGGCCGAGGGCGCGCAGTGTCTGGTCGGTGGCGCCAGGGCGCTGCCGGGCGGTGCGCTCGACCAGGGCTATTTCGTGCAGCCGACCGTGTTCGTGGGTCAGAACCACATGCGCATCTTCCAGGAGGAGATCTTCGGTCCCGTCCTGTCGGTCACCACGTTCAAGACGGTCGAGGAGGCGATCGCACTTGCCAATGACACCGCCTACGGTCTTGGCGCGGGCGTCTGGACCCGGAGCGGCAACACCGCCTACCGGCTCGGCCGCGCGATCGAGGCCGGGCGGGTCTGGACCAACTGCTATCATCAGTACCCCGCCCATGCCGCCTTCGGCGGATACAAGGCATCGGGCTTCGGGCGTGAAAACCACCGGATGATGCTCGATCATTATCAGCAGACCAAGAATCTGCTCGTCTCCTATGACGAGCACGCGCTCGGCCTATTCTGA
- a CDS encoding response regulator, whose product MSSFSDTQGDGRYTILVSDDDPGVRRALQLLLRSRGYCVCSYTSGSALLADSRAKRANCLIVDYRMPDIDGFSILRQLRSLGWSGCSIMISGFHDEVLARRAADAGFDHMITKPLRSRLLLEAIGRHRRLSSNE is encoded by the coding sequence ATGTCTTCGTTTTCTGACACACAAGGTGATGGGCGCTACACCATCCTCGTCTCCGACGACGACCCGGGTGTTCGGCGTGCCCTTCAGCTTCTCCTTAGATCCCGTGGCTACTGCGTCTGTAGCTATACAAGTGGTAGCGCGCTTTTGGCCGATTCGCGTGCCAAGCGAGCCAATTGCCTGATTGTTGATTATCGCATGCCGGACATTGATGGCTTTTCGATCCTGCGCCAACTCCGATCGCTGGGCTGGTCCGGATGCTCCATCATGATTTCGGGCTTCCATGACGAGGTTCTCGCCCGCCGCGCTGCCGACGCGGGCTTTGATCACATGATCACTAAACCACTAAGGAGCCGTCTACTCCTCGAGGCAATCGGCCGTCACAGACGCCTCTCGTCGAATGAGTAA
- a CDS encoding MFS transporter: protein MVIPALRRTADPLVPQGESHDGKRGQSSFIVLLLAAVSASAGQTAILAFLPTLVDPNPGGLSSAHDFHVASLTAVHPLAALVAAPLWGWIADRVDYRVMLRTALIILAMVTAPVGLVALPTLYVLRTVAGMAAAAIIPLALLSASFAAVSRGEQARRFTWLTGSVFLGDLGGPLLAEASVAIMPGAPLMIVAASIGTVAGSLCLVSLPGRCAHCLDSGDPPPPTVCATGVLLLITIAAGAGLAAMHVNLLMTRSAVSLSREQIAWMLSLCGFGMLAAQIFHARLDWLVKVPGRLAGLTLGLLAAALVAFPLASSIADMSVFILVAGWSSASLRLVTSFWISGSAAASGVRLGLQHSAASIGQALAPVALAFAAPGAQPLVLWSIAGLSLLLLVVLPLAWKRPSSGANSSGG from the coding sequence GTGGTGATACCGGCTCTCCGACGAACCGCTGACCCGCTTGTTCCCCAAGGCGAATCACACGATGGCAAGCGTGGTCAATCCTCCTTCATTGTGTTGCTGCTCGCGGCGGTGTCGGCCTCGGCAGGGCAGACGGCCATTCTCGCTTTCCTTCCGACCCTGGTCGACCCAAATCCCGGCGGGCTTTCCTCAGCGCATGATTTTCATGTCGCGAGCTTGACCGCCGTCCACCCGCTGGCAGCACTGGTGGCGGCACCGCTTTGGGGCTGGATTGCCGACCGGGTCGACTACCGCGTCATGTTGCGCACAGCGCTCATTATCCTCGCGATGGTGACTGCACCAGTTGGCCTCGTAGCTCTGCCGACTCTCTACGTTTTGCGCACGGTCGCGGGGATGGCGGCCGCCGCCATCATACCGCTTGCGCTGCTCAGTGCGAGTTTCGCCGCGGTCAGCCGTGGGGAGCAGGCGCGGCGTTTCACCTGGTTGACGGGGTCTGTATTTTTGGGAGACCTCGGCGGACCGCTTTTGGCGGAAGCCTCCGTTGCGATCATGCCCGGCGCGCCGCTCATGATCGTTGCTGCCAGCATCGGCACCGTCGCGGGGTCGCTTTGCCTTGTAAGCCTGCCAGGCCGCTGTGCGCACTGCCTCGACTCAGGAGATCCGCCGCCGCCGACAGTCTGCGCCACGGGAGTCCTATTACTCATCACGATCGCTGCGGGGGCCGGGCTTGCCGCTATGCACGTCAATCTCCTGATGACGCGCAGTGCGGTCTCGCTGAGCCGCGAGCAGATCGCCTGGATGCTCAGTCTTTGCGGATTCGGCATGCTGGCGGCGCAGATCTTTCATGCAAGGCTCGATTGGTTAGTGAAGGTTCCCGGGCGTCTTGCCGGATTGACGCTCGGTTTGCTGGCAGCGGCGCTCGTTGCCTTTCCACTCGCATCAAGCATAGCCGATATGAGCGTGTTCATCCTGGTCGCCGGTTGGAGCTCGGCGAGCCTGCGATTGGTCACAAGCTTCTGGATCAGCGGTTCTGCGGCGGCCTCAGGGGTGAGGCTTGGCCTCCAGCATTCGGCTGCCAGCATCGGGCAGGCACTGGCGCCCGTGGCGCTCGCTTTCGCCGCACCCGGCGCTCAGCCTCTCGTCCTCTGGAGCATTGCCGGCCTGTCGCTCCTGCTGCTTGTGGTCCTGCCACTAGCTTGGAAACGGCCCTCTTCAGGTGCTAATTCGTCAGGCGGATAA
- a CDS encoding PAS domain-containing sensor histidine kinase: MVDTRRGADEIASDVARLAPLFLRQAGGHVLTLLDPSGIVLSYNEEGERAECWPLDRVLGQPHDLFYPPDEITAGRPRADLDAALREGTLEREAWRVCENGSEYLARLTITALFEDDAHRGFACISRDVTDEAAVRASNETREQHLQSILATVPDAMIIIDEAGVITSFSAAAQRMFGYSEAELVGQNVSCLMPQPDRDRHDEYIAHYLQTGERRIIGLGRVVVGQRRDGSTFPMQLSVGEAGEEGQRLFTGFIRDLTAKEQDELRLKELQAELVHVSRLSAMGTMASTLAHELNQPLAAVALYLETIRDMLAVQDDEPFVSLRSVMDDAAQETLRAGHIVRRLRDFVARGEVDKSLHDLPQVITEASQLALVGARERGIRSFFAIDPAATPVLIDRVQIQQVLVNLMRNAVEAMAESSIRDLKVATSLRADGLVEVTVEDTGPGIAEEIREQLFMAFTSTKADGMGLGLSICRTIIEAHGGRIWMERSDRGGTCFHFTLIHARAEEEHGG, from the coding sequence ATGGTCGACACGAGGCGCGGGGCGGACGAGATTGCAAGCGACGTAGCGCGGCTTGCGCCGCTGTTCCTGCGACAGGCTGGCGGCCACGTCCTGACGCTGCTCGATCCTTCCGGGATCGTGCTGAGCTATAATGAAGAAGGCGAGCGTGCCGAATGCTGGCCGCTCGATCGCGTTCTGGGACAGCCCCACGACCTGTTCTACCCGCCAGACGAGATAACGGCAGGACGGCCCCGCGCCGACTTGGACGCCGCTCTGCGCGAAGGCACTCTGGAGCGTGAAGCCTGGCGAGTCTGCGAGAACGGCTCGGAATACCTTGCGCGATTGACCATCACTGCGCTGTTCGAAGACGACGCCCATCGAGGCTTTGCCTGCATCAGCCGGGATGTCACCGACGAGGCGGCGGTCCGGGCTTCAAACGAAACGCGCGAGCAGCATCTGCAATCGATCCTGGCGACCGTACCTGATGCAATGATAATAATCGACGAGGCCGGCGTCATCACCTCGTTCAGCGCTGCTGCCCAGCGCATGTTCGGCTATTCGGAAGCCGAGCTCGTCGGGCAAAATGTCTCCTGTCTTATGCCTCAGCCCGACCGCGACCGGCACGACGAATACATCGCGCATTATCTGCAGACGGGCGAGCGCCGGATCATCGGTCTGGGCCGCGTCGTTGTGGGTCAGCGCCGCGACGGCTCGACCTTCCCGATGCAGTTGTCGGTCGGCGAGGCCGGTGAAGAGGGCCAGCGGCTTTTCACAGGGTTCATCCGGGATCTCACCGCCAAGGAGCAGGATGAGCTCAGGCTCAAGGAACTGCAAGCGGAGTTGGTTCATGTCTCGCGGTTGAGCGCGATGGGTACGATGGCCTCCACGCTTGCTCATGAACTCAATCAGCCGCTCGCCGCAGTGGCGCTCTATCTCGAAACCATTCGGGACATGCTCGCTGTCCAGGATGATGAGCCATTCGTCTCTCTTCGGTCCGTAATGGACGATGCCGCTCAGGAGACGCTGCGCGCTGGCCACATCGTCCGGCGCCTCCGCGACTTCGTCGCACGCGGTGAGGTCGACAAGAGTTTGCACGACCTGCCGCAAGTCATCACCGAGGCAAGCCAACTGGCACTGGTCGGCGCGCGCGAGCGGGGCATCCGTAGCTTCTTCGCAATCGACCCCGCAGCCACGCCGGTCCTCATCGACAGGGTGCAGATCCAGCAGGTGCTCGTAAACCTGATGCGCAACGCCGTTGAGGCCATGGCAGAATCATCGATCCGCGACCTCAAAGTCGCGACGAGTTTGCGTGCCGACGGCCTTGTCGAGGTTACGGTGGAGGATACCGGCCCCGGGATCGCGGAAGAAATTCGCGAACAACTGTTCATGGCGTTCACATCGACGAAGGCCGACGGCATGGGCCTTGGCCTCTCGATCTGCCGGACGATCATCGAAGCACATGGCGGCCGCATCTGGATGGAGCGCTCTGACCGAGGCGGCACGTGCTTTCACTTCACGCTGATCCACGCGCGGGCGGAGGAGGAACATGGGGGATAG
- a CDS encoding IS6-like element IS6100 family transposase yields MTDFKWRHFQGDVILWAVRWYCRYPISYRDLEEMLAERGISVDHTTIYRWVQCYAPEMEKRLRWFWRRGFDPSWRLDETYVKVRGKWTYLYRAVDKRGDTIDFYLSPTRSAKAAKRFLGKALRGLKHWEKPATLNTDKAPSYGAAITELKREGKLDRETAHRQVKYLNNVIEADHGKLKILIKPVRGFKSIPTAYATIKGFEVMRALRKGQARPWCLQPGIRGEVRLVERAFGIGPSALTEAMGMLNHHFAAAA; encoded by the coding sequence ATGACGGATTTCAAGTGGCGCCATTTCCAGGGTGATGTGATCCTGTGGGCGGTGCGCTGGTATTGTCGCTATCCGATCAGCTATCGCGACCTTGAGGAAATGCTGGCGGAACGCGGCATTTCGGTCGACCATACGACGATCTATCGCTGGGTCCAGTGCTACGCCCCGGAGATGGAGAAGCGGCTGCGCTGGTTCTGGCGGCGTGGCTTTGATCCGAGCTGGCGCCTGGATGAAACCTACGTCAAGGTGCGGGGCAAGTGGACCTACCTGTACCGGGCAGTCGACAAGCGGGGCGACACGATCGATTTCTACCTGTCGCCGACCCGCAGCGCCAAGGCAGCGAAGCGGTTCCTGGGCAAGGCCCTGCGAGGCCTGAAGCACTGGGAAAAGCCTGCCACGCTCAATACCGACAAAGCGCCGAGCTATGGTGCAGCGATCACCGAATTGAAGCGCGAAGGAAAGCTGGACCGGGAGACGGCCCACCGGCAGGTGAAGTATCTCAATAACGTGATCGAGGCCGATCACGGAAAGCTCAAGATACTGATCAAGCCGGTGCGCGGTTTCAAATCGATCCCCACGGCCTATGCCACGATCAAGGGATTCGAAGTCATGCGAGCCCTGCGCAAAGGACAGGCTCGCCCCTGGTGCCTGCAGCCCGGCATCAGGGGCGAGGTGCGCCTTGTGGAGAGAGCTTTTGGCATTGGGCCCTCGGCGCTGACGGAGGCCATGGGCATGCTCAACCACCATTTCGCAGCAGCCGCCTGA
- the adhP gene encoding alcohol dehydrogenase AdhP — translation MAKTMKAAVVREFGKPLVIEDAPIPTVGPGQVLVKIAATGVCHTDLHAAEGDWPVKPNPPFIPGHEGVGHVAAVGAGVTHVKEGDRVGVPWLYTACGHCVHCLGGWETLCHEQQNTGYSVNGSFAEYVLADPNYVGHLPDNVDFLDIAPILCAGVTVYKGLKATEARPGEWVVVSGIGGLGHMAVQYARAMGLNVAAVDIDDSKLDLATRLGATLTVNARNEDPSAALKKAIGGAHGALVTAVSPRAFQQALGMVRRGGTVALNGLPPGDFPLSIFDTVLNGITVRGSIVGTRLDLLEALAFAGEGKVKATVHADKLENINDVFSRMHHGDIEGRIVLDLA, via the coding sequence ATGGCGAAAACCATGAAGGCGGCGGTCGTCCGCGAATTTGGCAAGCCCCTGGTCATCGAGGACGCGCCGATCCCGACGGTCGGCCCCGGGCAGGTCCTGGTCAAGATTGCGGCAACCGGCGTGTGCCATACCGACCTGCACGCGGCAGAAGGGGACTGGCCGGTCAAGCCCAACCCGCCCTTCATTCCTGGCCATGAGGGCGTCGGGCATGTCGCCGCCGTTGGTGCCGGCGTCACCCATGTGAAGGAAGGCGACCGGGTCGGTGTGCCCTGGCTCTACACCGCCTGCGGGCACTGCGTGCATTGCCTGGGTGGCTGGGAGACGCTTTGCCACGAACAGCAGAACACCGGCTATTCGGTCAATGGCAGCTTTGCCGAATATGTCCTCGCCGATCCCAACTATGTTGGTCACCTTCCCGACAATGTCGACTTCCTCGACATTGCGCCGATCCTCTGCGCGGGCGTCACCGTCTACAAGGGATTGAAGGCCACCGAGGCCCGACCCGGCGAGTGGGTGGTCGTCTCCGGCATTGGCGGGCTCGGCCACATGGCGGTGCAATATGCCCGAGCCATGGGTCTCAATGTGGCCGCGGTCGACATCGACGATAGCAAGCTCGACCTCGCTACACGCCTTGGCGCCACACTGACGGTCAACGCGCGCAACGAGGACCCTTCGGCAGCGCTCAAGAAAGCCATTGGCGGCGCGCACGGGGCGCTGGTGACCGCCGTTTCGCCCAGGGCGTTCCAGCAGGCGCTCGGCATGGTCCGGCGCGGCGGCACGGTCGCGCTCAACGGCCTGCCGCCGGGCGACTTCCCGTTGTCGATCTTCGACACCGTGCTGAACGGCATTACCGTGCGCGGCTCGATCGTCGGCACGCGGCTCGATCTGCTCGAGGCACTGGCGTTCGCCGGCGAGGGCAAGGTCAAGGCCACGGTCCATGCAGACAAGCTGGAGAACATCAACGACGTCTTCTCCCGCATGCATCATGGCGACATCGAGGGCCGGATCGTCCTCGACCTCGCCTGA